A genomic stretch from Juglans microcarpa x Juglans regia isolate MS1-56 chromosome 3S, Jm3101_v1.0, whole genome shotgun sequence includes:
- the LOC121258027 gene encoding filament-like plant protein 7, with product MDHKSWLWRKKSVDKTIVSAERVARPLRRTEKEICILPTPHEGGPERPVKNLNEKLASVLLDCHAKDNLVTKHAKGAQEAETGWEKKAAVCQKQEPDEALMQGTTANEQVACSDAALKECIQQLCTVREEQEQRIRDATMKTSREYEKAQKKLVDELEETSKQLTKLAIENAHLSKALIATEKVVEDLQKHKSQADAEFNVLMVRLDSVEKENTYVKYEFHILEKELEIRNEEIEYRRRSADAAHNQHLESAKKIVELEAECQRLRLLMQKWLPGPAALANVKSEADMLGRDRTDMRRKKHSPTRDLVDRLREATTCPEIPSKKINFLIEKVRDVEEENKALKEIITKKNSELYSSRIMYAHTASKLSQVEAHARELSKDHKSMEPLRCSPMSNELSLLSESEIGSDDGVSSSGSWANALLLGLEHFRNVKLKDPTVHKAIEASDMCLMDDFATMEKLAIVSVDTPGNASLPNLAGKDLGPVSTHSGFSDRKQEMQSKNMPTEKTFDWLQIVLKAMLEQKRISKRSLYELFEDIKIALGFINHPTAHEADATATSGQSGESTPLHVRGNITPKSPKTSPLVDSLNIVSTIDTLVEEKGKQRNLSNLSKSMHEIIKLVEGIKLTSYVSSNTPEESKGDQIQNPKPLHSATSADYFVHVFQWKSSELSAVLQQFICTCTDLLNGKADLEKFAAEVMFALEWIINNHVTPKNALSLRNKIKMHFGWMESGTENQPGVQTSKESSCLPLIASSRDQDVLLQMEDIQCKLQEENSRLKEELKKKEALKKDMEARLQSAIDMSEALMIQLGDSEKSLGNLQAEVETLKQSKGVIEDQIENQKLINEDLDTQLTVAKAKVNEVFQKFSSLEVELEDKSNCCEELEATCLELQLQLESVAKETPKYSMNQEGKQSQNGWEITTASLKLAECQETILHLGKQLKALASPREAALFDKVFCNTSTAVSAIDNKKLSKRASLHDRMLAEDDAKAEILKSPKAKETTSSTADAEKQLVLHSSSYNASCAPNALVHAPGACFGWSHEGDKSAAGSLTIIPNKKQGGFGLLRKLLLRRKKGNIKKSRSVVDEEPRLKSN from the exons ATGGACCACAAGTCTTGGCTTTGGAGGAAAAAATCTGTAGACAAGACAATTGTTTCAGCTGAAAGAGTTGCTCGTCCCTTGAGGAGAACTGAAAAAGAG ATATGTATACTTCCAACACCACATGAAGGAGGACCAGAAAGACCTGTGAAAAATCTCAACGAGAAGTTAGCTTCAGTCCTCCTTGATTGTCATGCCAAAGACAACCTTGTGACAAAACATGCAAAAGGGGCTCAAGAAGCTGAAACAG GGTGGGAGAAAAAAGCAGCAGTATGCCAAAAACAAGAACCGGATGAAGCTTTGATGCAGGGAACAACTGCAAATGAACAAGTAGCTTGCTCAGATGCTGCATTGAAGGAATGTATTCAGCAATTATGCACTGTTCGTGAAGAACAGGAGCAGAGGATACGTGATGCCACCATGAAAACATCAAGAGAATACGAGAAAGCCCAGAAGAAATTGGTGGATGAGTTGGAGGAGACAAGCAAACAGCTCACGAAATTGGCTATTGAGAATGCCCATCTGAGTAAGGCCTTAATAGCCACAGAGAAAGTTGTCGAAGATTTACAAAAACACAAGTCTCAGGCAGATGCAGAATTCAATGTCCTAATGGTTAGATTAGATTCTGTAGAAAAGGAAAACACTTATGTAAAGTATGAGTTTCACATACTTGAGAAGGAGCTTGAGATTCGAAATGAGGAGATTGAATATCGTCGTCGATCAGCTGATGCAGCACACAACCAACATTTGGAAAGTGCAAAGAAAATCGTAGAATTGGAAGCAGAGTGTCAAAGACTCCGTCTCCTCATGCAAAAGTGGCTGCCAGGTCCTGCTGCTTTGGCAAATGTGAAGAGTGAAGCTGATATGTTGGGAAGGGATCGCACAGATATGAGAAGAAAAAAGCATAGTCCTACAAGAGATCTGGTTGACCGACTCCGAGAAGCCACCACCTGTCCTGAAATTCCCAGTAAGAAGATTAATTTCCTGATCGAAAAAGTACGTGAtgtggaagaagaaaacaaggCTCTTAAAGAAATTATAACCAAGAAGAACTCTGAACTTTATTCTTCAAGGATCATGTATGCTCATACAGCTTCCAAATTATCGCAGGTGGAGGCTCATGCTAGAGAGCTTTCTAAAGATCATAAATCCATGGAGCCATTGAGGTGTAGTCCTATGTCAAATGAACTTTCTCTACTGTCAGAGTCTGAAATTGGCAGTGATGATGGTGTTAGTTCTTCTGGATCTTGGGCCAATGCACTACTTTTAGGATTGGAGCATTTCCGAAATGTGAAACTCAAAGATCCAACGGTACACAAAGCAATCGAAGCTTCAGACATGTGTTTAATGGATGATTTTGCCACGATGGAGAAACTTGCAATAGTTTCTGTGGATACACCTGGAAATGCGTCTCTCCCCAATTTGGCTGGTAAGGATCTAGGTCCAGTTTCAACTCATTCTGGTTTCAGTGACAGAAAACAAGAGATGCAATCAAAAAACATGCCGACTGAAAAAACGTTTGACTGGCTTCAAATTGTTTTAAAAGCAATGCTGGAGCAAAAGCGTATTTCGAAAAGAAGCCTTTATGAACTTTTTGAGGACATCAAGATCGCTTTGGGTTTTATAAACCACCCAACAGCACATGAAGCTGATGCAACTGCAACCTCAGGGCAATCTGGAGAGTCTACCCCTCTCCACGTTAGAGGTAATATAACCCCGAAATCTCCCAAGACATCCCCACTTGTAGATTCTTTGAACATAGTTTCGACAATTGACACCCTAGTGgaagaaaagggaaaacaaCGTAACCTATCTAATCTGAGTAAGTCGATGCATGAAATCATCAAGCTGGTTGAAGGAATCAAACTGACGTCGTATGTCAGCAGTAATACTCCAGAAGAGTCTAAGGGGgatcaaattcaaaatcccaAACCATTACATTCAGCAACATCGGCAGACTACTTTGTCCACGTTTTCCAGTGGAAAAGTTCGGAGCTAAGTGCTGTTCTACAACAATTCATTTGTACTTGTACTGATCTCTTAAATGGAAAAGCAGATCTTGAAAAATTTGCCGCAGAAGTGATGTTTGCTTTAGAATGGATTATTAACAACCATGTGACCCCTAAAAATGCTTTAAGCTTACGAAATAAGATCAAGATGCATTTTGGTTGGATGGAATCCGGAACCGAAAATCAACCTGGAGTTCAGACATCCAAAGAGTCATCGTGTTTGCCGTTGATTGCTTCTTCACGTGACCAAGATGTTTTGCTCCAAATGGAGGACATTCAGTGTAAACTGCAAGAAGAAAACAGTAGATTAAAGgaggaattgaagaagaaggaagCCTTAAAGAAAGACATGGAAGCTAGGTTACAATCAGCAATTGATATGAGTGAGGCCTTGATGATACAACTTGGAGACTCGGAGAAAAGCCTTGGAAACTTACAAGCAGAAGTGGAAACTTTAAAGCAATCAAAGGGGGTGATTGAAGATCAGATTGAAAATCAAAAGTTGATAAACGAAGATCTTGATACTCAACTTACTGTTGCCAAAGCTAAAGTGAATGAAGTTTTCCAGAAGTTCTCATCTTTGGAAGTTGAATTAGAGGATAAAAGTAACTGCTGTGAAGAATTAGAGGCAACATGTCTTGAGCTTCAACTTCAGTTAGAAAG TGTTGCAAAGGAAACTCCGAAGTACAGCATGAATCAAGAGGGAAAGCAATCCCAAAAT GGTTGGGAGATCACAACAGCTTCCCTAAAGTTGGCAGAGTGCCAAGAAACCATCCTACACCTGGGAAAACAGCTGAAGGCTCTTGCTTCACCTAGGGAAGCGGCACTGTTTGACAAGGTTTTCTGCAACACCAGCACTGCAGTTTCTGCCATTGATAATAAGAAATTGAGCAAGCGTGCTTCCCTCCATGATCGAATGCTAGCTGAGGATGATGCTAAGGCAGAGATCCTTAAGTCTCCAAAAGCTAAAGAAACTACAAGCAGCACTGCAGACGCAGAGAAACAACTTGTTCTCCACTCTAGTAGCTATAATGCTTCATGTGCTCCAAACGCCCTGGTACATGCTCCGGGAGCATGTTTCGGTTGGAGCCATGAAGGAGATAAAAGTGCAGCCGGTTCTCTAACCATTATCCCAAATAAAAAACAGGGAGGATTCGGTTTGCTAAGGAAACTTCTGCtgagaaggaagaaaggaaacaTCAAGAAATCCAGATCTGTTGTAGACGAAGAACCAAGGCTGAAAAGCAATTAA